A region from the Mesorhizobium sp. J8 genome encodes:
- a CDS encoding methyltransferase family protein, translating into MTDEVKSQPAKQTEGLGGYQHMRRIVLAVLVVVLFAALLFGQSSFPPDTPVHETIEMFGVLLIFLGIVGRLWSTLYIGGRKSAEVVTGGPYSITRNPLYLFSTVAAAGVGAQIGSFSGIILFALLCAGAFHIVILREERYLKEVLGAPYKTYLAKVPRFFPNLRLYQEGDTGSFKPRLLLNTLLDGLVFLVALPAFELIDGMQQSGMLPVWFTLP; encoded by the coding sequence ATGACGGACGAAGTGAAGTCTCAGCCCGCCAAGCAGACGGAAGGTCTTGGCGGCTATCAGCATATGCGCCGGATCGTGCTGGCGGTGCTGGTCGTTGTGCTGTTCGCCGCGCTTCTGTTCGGCCAATCGTCCTTCCCGCCGGACACGCCCGTGCACGAAACGATCGAGATGTTCGGCGTGCTCCTGATCTTCCTCGGCATCGTCGGTCGGCTGTGGTCGACGCTCTATATAGGCGGGCGCAAATCGGCCGAGGTGGTCACCGGCGGTCCCTATTCGATCACCCGCAACCCGCTCTATCTGTTCTCGACCGTGGCCGCCGCCGGCGTCGGCGCGCAGATCGGCTCGTTTTCGGGCATCATTCTCTTCGCGCTGCTCTGCGCCGGCGCCTTCCACATCGTCATCCTGCGCGAGGAACGGTACCTGAAGGAAGTGCTCGGCGCGCCCTACAAGACCTATCTTGCCAAGGTGCCGCGCTTCTTCCCGAACCTCCGGCTCTACCAGGAGGGCGACACCGGCAGCTTCAAACCGAGGCTCTTGTTGAACACGCTGCTCGACGGGCTGGTGTTCCTGGTGGCGCTGCCGGCCTTCGAACTGATCGACGGCATGCAACAGTCGGGGATGCTGCCGGTGTGGTTCACGCTGCCGTAG
- the infC gene encoding translation initiation factor IF-3 has protein sequence MRRPFKAAAPTKDGPRSNRDIRVPRVQLIDADGQNRGEVSINEALLLAEEAGLDLVEISPNAQPPVVKILDLGKLKYANQKKAAEARKNQKVIEIKEIKMRPNIDSHDYETKMKAVRRFFEEGDKVKLTLRFRGREMAHMELGMQLLNKVREEVSTIAKVEAEPKLEGRQMMMVLAPR, from the coding sequence ATTCGCAGACCTTTCAAAGCAGCGGCACCCACCAAGGACGGGCCGCGCTCCAACCGAGACATCCGGGTGCCCCGGGTCCAGCTTATCGACGCCGACGGCCAGAACCGCGGCGAAGTTTCCATCAACGAAGCGCTGCTGCTGGCCGAAGAGGCCGGGCTCGATCTCGTCGAGATCTCGCCCAACGCGCAGCCCCCCGTCGTCAAGATCCTCGATCTCGGCAAGCTGAAATACGCCAACCAGAAGAAGGCGGCCGAAGCACGCAAGAACCAGAAGGTCATCGAGATCAAGGAGATCAAGATGCGCCCGAACATCGACAGCCACGACTACGAAACCAAGATGAAGGCCGTGCGGCGCTTCTTCGAGGAAGGCGACAAGGTCAAGCTGACGCTGCGCTTCCGCGGCCGCGAGATGGCGCATATGGAGCTTGGCATGCAGCTTCTGAACAAGGTGCGCGAGGAAGTGTCGACGATCGCCAAGGTCGAGGCGGAGCCGAAGCTCGAAGGCCGCCAGATGATGATGGTCCTGGCGCCGCGCTAA
- a CDS encoding alpha/beta hydrolase, with translation MAASAPVFIDVDGSNIAVRQAPGGAPGVVWLGGYKSDMLGTKAEMLAAWAARERHAYLRHDYSGHGESGGEFADGTISRWLAESLAVFRRFSKGKQILVGSSMGAWIALRMVQELRKAGEDRVAGLVLLAPAPDFTVELIEPVLTDAQRRDLKEKGFFAEPSDYSDEPYIYTRALIEDGRANRVMTGPIDTHCPVHILQGLADPDVPSGHALKLAAMLPADDVTLSLIPDGDHRLSRPEDLEMLERVVGDMVKRAA, from the coding sequence ATGGCCGCCAGCGCTCCGGTTTTCATCGATGTGGACGGGTCGAACATCGCCGTCAGGCAGGCGCCAGGCGGCGCGCCCGGCGTGGTCTGGCTCGGCGGCTACAAATCCGACATGCTGGGCACGAAGGCCGAGATGCTTGCCGCCTGGGCCGCTCGCGAGCGCCATGCCTATCTGCGCCACGACTATTCCGGCCATGGCGAGTCGGGCGGCGAATTCGCCGACGGCACGATCTCCAGATGGCTGGCCGAGAGCCTTGCCGTCTTTCGCCGGTTCAGCAAGGGCAAGCAGATCCTGGTCGGCTCCTCGATGGGGGCGTGGATAGCGCTGCGCATGGTGCAGGAACTGCGCAAGGCGGGCGAAGACCGCGTCGCCGGACTGGTTCTGCTGGCGCCGGCGCCGGATTTCACCGTCGAGCTGATCGAGCCGGTGCTGACCGACGCGCAGCGCCGCGATCTCAAGGAAAAGGGATTTTTCGCTGAACCGTCCGACTATTCCGACGAGCCCTACATCTATACGCGTGCGCTGATCGAGGACGGGCGCGCGAACAGGGTGATGACCGGACCGATCGACACGCACTGCCCGGTGCACATCCTGCAGGGCCTTGCCGATCCGGATGTGCCGTCCGGCCATGCGCTGAAGCTGGCCGCGATGCTGCCCGCCGACGACGTGACGCTGTCGCTGATCCCCGACGGCGACCATCGCCTGTCCCGCCCGGAGGATCTCGAGATGCTCGAACGGGTTGTCGGCGACATGGTCAAGCGGGCCGCCTGA
- a CDS encoding benzoate/H(+) symporter BenE family transporter, with protein sequence MRISIPISAFVAAIVGFGGTLALVIAAAKAVGATQIETASGVTAICLAMTIECLWLSWRTKMPVITAWSTPGLALIAASSGFTMPQAVGAFIVTGILLVATGLFKPLTRLIAQIPASVASGMLAGILVSFAVNAVKTIPADPWLILPLIAAFFVIRLFNPALSVLVVLIGGGLAAFLTGRVGSLPVPELSTLTFIAPQFTVSATIGLALPLYLVTMASQNLSGLAVLRAAGYHPEPGPLIGVTGLFSLLSAPFGAATTNLAAISAAICTGPDVHPDPAERWKTGPFYALAYLIFAIFGASLVAIFAVLPQSLIVLVAGLALTAPLANALSIALKEAAERMPATVTFAVTASGLTLFGVGAAFWGLVAGMAVLFLEKLKKG encoded by the coding sequence ATGCGCATCTCGATCCCGATATCCGCCTTCGTCGCGGCGATCGTCGGCTTCGGCGGCACGCTGGCCCTCGTCATCGCCGCCGCCAAGGCGGTTGGCGCCACGCAGATCGAGACCGCGAGCGGCGTTACCGCGATCTGCCTGGCCATGACGATCGAATGCCTGTGGCTGTCCTGGCGCACGAAAATGCCGGTCATCACCGCCTGGTCGACGCCCGGCCTGGCGCTGATCGCGGCCTCCAGCGGCTTCACGATGCCGCAGGCCGTCGGCGCCTTCATCGTCACCGGCATCCTTCTGGTCGCCACCGGCCTGTTCAAGCCATTGACCAGGCTGATCGCGCAAATCCCGGCCTCGGTCGCGTCCGGCATGCTGGCCGGCATCCTGGTCAGCTTCGCCGTCAATGCGGTGAAGACCATTCCGGCCGACCCCTGGCTGATCCTGCCTTTGATCGCCGCCTTCTTCGTCATCCGCCTGTTCAATCCGGCTCTGTCGGTGCTGGTGGTGCTGATCGGCGGCGGCCTCGCCGCTTTCCTCACCGGCCGCGTCGGCAGCCTGCCGGTGCCGGAACTGTCGACGTTGACGTTCATTGCGCCGCAATTCACCGTCTCGGCGACCATTGGCCTTGCCCTGCCGCTCTACCTGGTCACCATGGCTTCCCAGAACCTTTCCGGCCTTGCGGTGCTGCGCGCCGCGGGCTATCACCCGGAGCCCGGTCCGCTGATCGGCGTCACCGGCCTGTTTTCGCTGCTCTCCGCGCCGTTCGGCGCCGCGACGACCAATCTCGCGGCGATCTCTGCCGCCATCTGCACCGGTCCCGATGTCCATCCCGACCCGGCCGAACGCTGGAAAACCGGGCCGTTCTACGCGCTCGCCTATCTCATCTTCGCGATCTTCGGCGCCTCGCTGGTGGCGATCTTCGCCGTCCTGCCGCAAAGCCTGATCGTTCTGGTCGCGGGACTCGCACTGACGGCGCCCCTGGCCAACGCGCTGTCGATAGCGCTGAAGGAGGCGGCCGAACGCATGCCGGCCACCGTCACCTTCGCCGTCACGGCTTCGGGGCTCACGCTTTTCGGCGTCGGCGCGGCATTTTGGGGGCTGGTTGCCGGAATGGCAGTGCTTTTCCTGGAAAAACTCAAAAAGGGTTAA
- a CDS encoding DUF2852 domain-containing protein, which produces MNTTALIRPAWTPATIALMVIGFMVFWPLGFAMLAYIIWGDRLEGFKRDVNRATDGIFAGCRRGSEKAARWGHGSARTGNVAFDDWREKELERLAEERRKLDEMLSEFDDYARELRRAKDQEEFDRFMANRNKHTAPTTTTESGDKPAPKRGKGTNLLDD; this is translated from the coding sequence ATGAATACGACTGCATTGATCCGTCCGGCCTGGACGCCGGCCACCATCGCGCTGATGGTCATCGGCTTCATGGTGTTCTGGCCGCTCGGCTTTGCCATGCTCGCCTACATCATCTGGGGCGACCGGCTCGAAGGCTTCAAGCGCGACGTCAACCGCGCCACGGACGGCATCTTCGCCGGCTGCCGCCGCGGCTCCGAGAAGGCGGCCCGCTGGGGCCACGGCTCGGCCCGCACCGGCAACGTCGCCTTCGACGACTGGCGCGAGAAGGAACTGGAGCGTCTCGCCGAGGAGCGCCGCAAGCTGGATGAGATGCTCTCCGAGTTCGACGACTACGCCCGCGAACTGCGCCGCGCCAAGGACCAGGAAGAGTTCGACCGCTTCATGGCCAACCGCAACAAGCATACCGCGCCAACCACCACCACCGAGTCAGGCGATAAACCCGCCCCCAAGCGCGGCAAAGGCACGAACCTGCTCGACGACTGA
- a CDS encoding M48 family metallopeptidase: MTLGFFRNLTKPKPTPVVEREHCVAGRTLPLKIVESARARRLTLRIDSGGQGLRVTVPPGLRRGEVEKFLDRHQDWLEQRLAKVPTRPQVRPGIRIPIRGVPHRIVHEPSRRGTVTVSRDERGPLLIVHGERIHLPRRIADYLKREAKKEIERLVVKHTEAIGKRAKAIRYKDTSSRWGSCTSEGNLSFSWRIMMAPPAVINYLVAHEVAHLKEMNHGPKFWKLCEKLCPDTDRCKDWLKRNGGALQAIVFE; encoded by the coding sequence ATGACCCTCGGCTTCTTTCGCAATCTGACCAAGCCAAAGCCCACCCCTGTGGTGGAGCGCGAACATTGCGTCGCCGGCCGAACGCTGCCGCTGAAGATCGTCGAAAGCGCCAGGGCCAGGCGGCTCACGCTGCGCATCGATTCCGGCGGCCAGGGCCTGCGCGTCACCGTGCCGCCAGGCCTGCGCCGCGGCGAGGTGGAGAAATTCCTCGACCGTCACCAGGACTGGCTGGAACAGCGGCTGGCCAAGGTGCCGACGAGGCCGCAGGTACGCCCCGGCATCAGGATCCCGATCCGCGGCGTGCCGCACCGCATCGTGCATGAGCCTTCCAGGCGCGGCACCGTCACGGTCTCGCGCGACGAGCGCGGCCCGCTCCTGATCGTGCATGGCGAGCGCATCCATCTGCCGCGCCGCATCGCCGACTATCTCAAGCGCGAGGCCAAGAAGGAGATTGAGAGGCTGGTGGTCAAGCACACCGAGGCGATCGGCAAGCGGGCCAAGGCCATAAGGTATAAGGATACCTCCAGCCGCTGGGGGTCATGCACCTCGGAGGGCAATCTCTCCTTCTCGTGGCGCATCATGATGGCGCCGCCGGCGGTGATAAACTACCTCGTCGCGCATGAGGTGGCGCATCTGAAAGAGATGAACCACGGCCCGAAATTCTGGAAGCTTTGCGAAAAACTCTGCCCGGATACGGACCGCTGCAAGGACTGGCTGAAGCGCAACGGCGGCGCGCTGCAGGCGATTGTGTTCGAGTAG
- a CDS encoding phosphoribosylanthranilate isomerase has protein sequence MTLDIKICGLKTDAAMAAALAGGASHVGFIFFAKSPRYVEPAEAGRLREAARGKAKAVAVTVDADDAFLDEIVAKMQPDMLQLHGSETPKRVAELKARYGLPVMKVFSVSEAADLERMKPFVGIADRFMFDAKPPKGSQLPGGNGVAFDWRVLAGLDAGLDYMLSGGLNAANIGDALRQADPPGIDISSGVESAPGVKDPALIEQFFRAVRAARDNRAA, from the coding sequence ATGACGCTCGATATCAAGATCTGCGGATTGAAGACCGACGCCGCGATGGCCGCCGCCCTCGCCGGCGGCGCCAGCCATGTCGGCTTCATTTTCTTCGCCAAGAGCCCGCGCTATGTCGAGCCCGCCGAGGCCGGCCGCCTGCGCGAAGCGGCGCGCGGCAAGGCCAAGGCGGTCGCCGTAACCGTCGATGCCGACGATGCCTTCCTCGACGAGATCGTCGCCAAGATGCAGCCGGATATGCTGCAGCTGCATGGTTCGGAAACGCCCAAGCGCGTGGCGGAGCTCAAGGCCCGCTATGGCCTGCCGGTCATGAAAGTGTTTTCCGTCAGCGAGGCGGCCGACCTCGAGCGTATGAAGCCGTTCGTCGGCATCGCCGATCGTTTCATGTTCGACGCCAAGCCGCCGAAGGGGTCGCAACTCCCGGGCGGCAACGGCGTCGCCTTCGACTGGCGCGTCCTTGCCGGCCTTGACGCCGGGCTCGATTACATGCTTTCCGGTGGGCTCAACGCCGCCAATATCGGCGATGCCCTGAGACAGGCCGATCCGCCCGGAATAGACATCTCGTCCGGTGTGGAAAGTGCTCCGGGCGTCAAGGATCCGGCGCTGATCGAGCAGTTTTTCCGGGCCGTCAGAGCCGCGCGGGACAATCGCGCCGCCTGA
- the trpB gene encoding tryptophan synthase subunit beta: MNKPAMPNSFRTGPDEQGMFGIFGGRFVAETLMPLILDLEEQWNKAKNDPEFKAELQNLSTHYAGRPSKLYFAEGLTKHLGGAKVYFKREDLNHTGSHKINNCLGQILLAKRMGKKRIIAETGAGQHGVASATVAARFGYPCVVYMGATDVARQSPNVFRMRLLGAEVRPVTAGHGTLKDAMNEALRDWVTNVEDTYYLIGTAAGPHPYPEMVRDFQSVIGTEARAQILEQEGRLPDVIIAAVGGGSNAIGLFHPFLDDKDVRIIGIEAGGRGLDGVEHCASMNAGKPGVLHGNRTYLLQNSDGQILDGHSISAGLDYPGVGPEHSWLRDSGRVQYEPILDDEALEAFQLTTRVEGIIPALESAHAIAHAMKIVPKMDKDQIVIVNLSGRGDKDVHTVANMLGMEI, encoded by the coding sequence ATGAACAAGCCGGCTATGCCCAATTCCTTCCGCACCGGGCCCGACGAGCAGGGCATGTTCGGCATTTTCGGCGGCCGCTTCGTCGCCGAGACGCTGATGCCGCTGATCCTCGATCTCGAAGAGCAGTGGAACAAGGCCAAGAACGATCCCGAGTTCAAGGCCGAGCTGCAGAACCTCTCCACCCATTATGCCGGGCGGCCCTCAAAACTCTATTTTGCCGAGGGCCTCACAAAGCATCTCGGCGGCGCCAAGGTCTATTTCAAGCGCGAGGACCTCAACCACACCGGCTCGCACAAGATCAACAACTGCCTCGGCCAGATCCTGCTCGCCAAGCGCATGGGCAAGAAGCGTATCATCGCCGAGACCGGCGCCGGCCAGCATGGCGTCGCTTCGGCGACCGTCGCCGCGCGCTTCGGCTATCCTTGCGTCGTCTACATGGGAGCCACCGACGTCGCCCGCCAGAGCCCCAACGTGTTCCGTATGCGGCTGCTCGGCGCCGAGGTCAGGCCGGTCACCGCCGGCCACGGCACGTTGAAGGACGCCATGAACGAGGCGCTGCGCGACTGGGTCACCAATGTCGAGGACACTTACTATCTGATCGGCACCGCCGCCGGCCCCCACCCCTATCCGGAGATGGTGCGCGACTTCCAGTCGGTGATCGGCACGGAAGCCCGCGCCCAGATTTTGGAGCAGGAAGGCCGGCTGCCGGATGTCATCATCGCCGCCGTCGGCGGCGGCTCTAACGCCATCGGCCTCTTCCATCCTTTCCTCGACGACAAGGATGTTCGCATCATCGGCATCGAGGCCGGCGGGCGCGGCCTCGATGGCGTCGAGCATTGCGCCTCGATGAATGCCGGCAAGCCCGGTGTGCTGCACGGCAACCGCACCTATCTGCTGCAGAATTCGGACGGCCAGATCCTCGACGGTCATTCGATCTCGGCCGGCCTCGATTATCCGGGCGTCGGCCCCGAGCATTCCTGGCTGCGCGACTCCGGCCGCGTCCAGTACGAGCCGATCCTTGACGACGAGGCGCTGGAAGCCTTCCAACTCACCACCCGCGTCGAAGGCATCATCCCGGCGCTGGAATCGGCGCATGCCATCGCCCATGCGATGAAGATCGTGCCGAAGATGGACAAGGACCAGATCGTCATCGTCAATCTGTCCGGCCGCGGCGACAAGGACGTGCACACGGTGGCCAACATGCTCGGCATGGAGATCTGA